TCACCGGCATGGCCGACGGCGCGCCCTGGTACCTCTGCGGTTATCTGGCTGGCATCGGCGTGCTCAGCGCGCTTTCCACCCTGTGGCTCAGCCGCATGGCCCGCGCCCGCCGCAATGCCCAGGCCAGCAATACTGTTACCCAAACCCCTAAGACCGCAATGGTAGAAGCCACCAGCGCCGAAGGGTTCTAACAATGGAACACGCTGTCGGCTTTTGCCGGACGGCAGCGCCTTTCATTTGCTCCCATGCCCGTAAACCGGGCGTGGGAGCATACTTGCGCCCTGGGAGATAATGCATGTACAATCCCCACATGCTAGCAGACTATGTAGAACAACTTTGCGATACCTTCCGGGACGCTATCTGCGTTACTGACCGGGAAGGCATCGTTACGCTCGTGAACAAGCGCCATGCGGAACTGACCGGTATTTCCCGTGAAAAGATGATGGGGAACCGCATTCAGGACATGGTCCAGAACGGCATTTTTGACGTTGTGCTTAATCCGCGCATTGTGGAAACCGGGCAAAAGGTCTCAAGTGTACAGAACCTCTACAACGGGCGCACCTTGCTGCTTGACGGGCACCCTGTAAAGGACGCCTCGGGCAAGGTCGCCTATGTTGTGACTGTCATCCGTGACATCACGGCGCTGACCGAACTGCGTGAAGAAATTACCGCGCAGCGCGAACTGCTTGAAACTTTTCAGAATCTCAGCAGTGAAGGGGTCACGGGCAACCAGTACCCGCGCGTGGTGCAAAGCCCTGTCATGCAGCGCCTGTACGCCGAAGCCTCCGCCATTGCAGAGACTGACGCAACCGTGTTGTTGCTGGGTGAGACCGGCGTGGGCAAGGACGTTGTGGCCCGGCACATCCACCGCAACAGCCTGAGGGCCGATGCGCCCTTTATCAAGGTGGACTGCGGCAGCATCCCTGAAAACCTGATTGAAACGGAACTGTTCGGCTATGTTCCCGGCAGTTTTTCCGGCGCAAGCAAGCATGGCAAGGCCGGGCTTGTGGAGGCGGCCTCGGGCGGCACCCTGTTCCTTGATGAAATTGGCGAACTGCCCATGACCATGCAGTCGCGCCTGCTGCGGGTGCTACAGGATTGGGAAGTGCTGCGCGTGGGCGCCACAGTGCCCAAAAAGGTGGATGTGCGCGTTGTGGCCGCCACCAACAAGGAGCTGGAGCGCGAGGTCGCCAAGGGCATGTTCCGCTCCGACCTTTATTATCGCCTCAAGGTGGCGGTGCTGAACATCCCGCCCCTGCGCTCGCGCCGCGTGGATATTCTGCCGCTGGCGCAGAGCTTTTTTACCTTTTACGGCAAGAAGTACCGCAAGGCCGTCAATCTTTCTGACGAAGCCAAGCAGGTGATGCAAAACCACACATGGCCGGGCAATGTGCGCGAGCTGGAAAACCTCGTGCAGGGGCTGGTGGTGACCTGCAAGCATGGGCTTGTGGGCGTGCGCGATCTGGCGGGCATCCGCCCCTTGCCGCCGAGCGAATCCGGCGAAGGGCGCTACGCCTTGCCCTCCATTGAAGGCCGCTCGCTCAAAAGCATCATGAAGGAAGTGGAAACTGCGGTCATCGAAAAGGGCATGCAGCGCTACGGCTCCATCAGCGAGCTTTCGCGCCAGTTTCAGATGGACCGCAGCACCATATTTCGCAAAGTTAAGGAAATTGAAGCCATCAAGCATGGTTAGCGGCTACGCCTGCCAGATCAATCCACATGGGCGGCATTGTTTGCCGTGGGCTTCCGCAGCGGCGGCTGTTGCAACCTGCGCCATTGCAGCGCGACTGAATATTCTGGAGTATGCATGAAGGGGCTGAACCTTGCGCGTGAATTTTATGCGGCCTGCCTTCCCGCTTTGCGGGCGGAGATTCCCGACATTATGGACGTGGCCGCCGCTGGTCTGGTGGGCGAAGGCTCGGAATGCTTTGGCTGCGATGATGTGGAATCCCAGGATCACGACTTTGGCCCGGCCTTTTGCCTCTGGCTGCCGCGCCAGATTTTGCGGGCAGAGCTGCCGCGCATAGAGGCTGCCTTTGCCCGCTTGCCTCGCGAGTTTCAGGGCTTTGAAAGCAGGCTTGCGCCCGAGCGCAGACAGGGCAGGGTAGGGCCGCTGCCCATTGAAGATTTTTACGCCTTTTTTACCGGGCTGGATGACGTGCCCGCCACCTGGCAGCAGTGGCTTGCCATCCCCGAGCATCAGCTTGCGGCCTGCACCAACGGGCAGGTTTTTGAAGACAGGGGCGGCGAATTTACGCGGCGGCGTGATGCCCTGCTGGCTTGCTATCCGCGCGATGTGCTGCTCAAAAAGATGGCTGCCCGCTGCATGATCATGGCACAGGCCGGGCAATACAATCTGCCCCGCAGCCTCAAGCGCAATGATTCTGTGGCGGTCATGCTGGCAACGGCGCGCTTTGCGGAGGCGGCGCTTTCCTTTGTCTTTTTGTGCAACCGCCGTTACATGCCCTTTTACAAATGGGCGGGCAAGCTGGCCGCAACCTTGCCCGTGCTCGGCCCGCAACTGGCGCGCGCGTTGAGCCTTGTGGCGCAGACCCCGGCCAATCAGGAGCATGGGGCGCAGATTGTTGCGGCGGTGGAAGAATTTTGCGGCATGGCGGCGGCGCATCTGCGCGCTGTGGACCTGAGCCGTGCATCCGGCAACTGGCTCTGGGAGCATGGGCCGCAGATTCTGCGGCATGTAGAAGAGCCAGCCCTGCTGCATATGGATATGCTGCAAGGCTGATCCTGCCCCGCAGCCCTTGCCTCTGGCTGCATTAGAAAGCCTTTTTACTCTGTCGAGCACCTATTCCATGAGGAGTTGCCGATGGCCGCACAACGCCAATGGCTTGATGAACTGCGCCCCGCCCTTGATCTGATGAAACAGGGCCAACCGCAAAAGTGCATTGAAGCGCTTGAGGCGCTTGTTGCGCGGTATCCCGGCGATGACCTCTGCCGCGCTCTGGCTCTGGACGGCATGGGCCGCGCCAATTTTGCCCTGCAACGCCCGGATGCAGCCGTTCAGGCCCTGCAGGAAAGCCTTGCCCTGCTGCGCGCTACCATGGGCCCCACAGCGCCCATGACCCTCGGGGCCATGCAGAACCTTGCCCATGCACTGCTTGGGCTTGAAAAGGTAGAAGAAAGCCTTGATCTTGGGCGCGAAGCCCTGCGGCTTACCATTGAGGCCTGCGGGTCGGATTCCCCACAGGTTGCGGAAGCGCAGTTGCGTCTTTCTTCCGCCTATTACCGCAAGCGCGATTTTGACCGGGCGGAAT
Above is a window of Desulfovibrio desulfuricans DSM 642 DNA encoding:
- a CDS encoding sigma-54 interaction domain-containing protein; its protein translation is MYNPHMLADYVEQLCDTFRDAICVTDREGIVTLVNKRHAELTGISREKMMGNRIQDMVQNGIFDVVLNPRIVETGQKVSSVQNLYNGRTLLLDGHPVKDASGKVAYVVTVIRDITALTELREEITAQRELLETFQNLSSEGVTGNQYPRVVQSPVMQRLYAEASAIAETDATVLLLGETGVGKDVVARHIHRNSLRADAPFIKVDCGSIPENLIETELFGYVPGSFSGASKHGKAGLVEAASGGTLFLDEIGELPMTMQSRLLRVLQDWEVLRVGATVPKKVDVRVVAATNKELEREVAKGMFRSDLYYRLKVAVLNIPPLRSRRVDILPLAQSFFTFYGKKYRKAVNLSDEAKQVMQNHTWPGNVRELENLVQGLVVTCKHGLVGVRDLAGIRPLPPSESGEGRYALPSIEGRSLKSIMKEVETAVIEKGMQRYGSISELSRQFQMDRSTIFRKVKEIEAIKHG
- a CDS encoding DUF4037 domain-containing protein; this translates as MKGLNLAREFYAACLPALRAEIPDIMDVAAAGLVGEGSECFGCDDVESQDHDFGPAFCLWLPRQILRAELPRIEAAFARLPREFQGFESRLAPERRQGRVGPLPIEDFYAFFTGLDDVPATWQQWLAIPEHQLAACTNGQVFEDRGGEFTRRRDALLACYPRDVLLKKMAARCMIMAQAGQYNLPRSLKRNDSVAVMLATARFAEAALSFVFLCNRRYMPFYKWAGKLAATLPVLGPQLARALSLVAQTPANQEHGAQIVAAVEEFCGMAAAHLRAVDLSRASGNWLWEHGPQILRHVEEPALLHMDMLQG
- a CDS encoding tetratricopeptide repeat protein, whose amino-acid sequence is MAAQRQWLDELRPALDLMKQGQPQKCIEALEALVARYPGDDLCRALALDGMGRANFALQRPDAAVQALQESLALLRATMGPTAPMTLGAMQNLAHALLGLEKVEESLDLGREALRLTIEACGSDSPQVAEAQLRLSSAYYRKRDFDRAESLMLSAKEIWEKQGFCVPQLGVCLNNLGRICEERGQLAEGIALHRQSVALRRELLGEHEETAFSLGNLGVALASAGQWDEAAATLQDSVSMYDRLGLGMGAEAQGYRKNLEICHQARAAAAPTA